From Leptospira kirschneri serovar Cynopteri str. 3522 CT:
CATCTGATCGGACTAAATATCCAATCATTGAGCCACATACAAAGGAAAAACATTTAATTTTAGAAAGTTATTTGCGGGACTGGATCATTACACTCTGCGCCAATCATCCTGGAAATTCAAGTGTTCTTACCATTGTAGATGGCTTTTGCGGTGGCGGTTTTTATCTTGATCCCGAATCTGATCAGTTCTGGGAGGGGTCTCCAATTAGAATTCTTAGGGTTGTTGAGAGCGCAATGCGTGAAGTTCGTGAAAAACGAGGTAAGCCACGTTTTATTCTCAATATAAAAGTTTTCTTTATAGATAATGAAGATCAGCATACTGAATGTTTAAAAGGTTATCTCAATAGCTTGGAGGATAATGATAAATTCGTTAAATTTCATTATCAAATAATAACAAAAGAATTTTCTGATGTACTTGATTATTGTTTAGACGATATAAAAAAAAGAGGGGGCAGTTCTTTCTTCTTTGTTGATCCTTTTGGCTATACCCAATTTAGCATGTTAGATATACAAAAAATTATGTCTTTGAATAAAAGCGAAATACTACTAACTTTTATGATAGATTTTATTCGAAGATTTTTAAGTAATAGAGAGGATAGTCTTAAGAGTTTTGATAACCGACTTGATGCAAAAGGTTATTTTTTGAAAGCTAATATTGATGGAATAGATACACTGCCACAACAGGCCTATTTGAGAGATGAAACATTAAGGTTATTCCGTGATAAAGGTAATGTTAGGTATGTGTATACTTTTGGAATGCTGAAAACTTCAACAATAGTAACATATTATTTAATTCATTTTGCGAATCATCGCCGCGCTCAAGAAGTTATTAAAGATACCCTTTGGCGCTACAACAATATTGATTTAAGCTATCAGTTTTCATACGGCATATATGGATTAGGGTTTAGGACTCCAGAATATTTTGAAGAGTCACTGCGATTATTTGATATAAAATCAGAAAACCATAAACAATGCGTTATTGATATGCAGAAAGGAATTATTCCTCTAATTTATGAACATAAGGATGGGGTCAGATTTCGCGATTTAGTGGATTTAACTATTCAAATGAACCCGGCCAACCTAGAAATTTATAAGGACTTTATTGTTAAATCTAGAGAAGATATGGAGTTAAAGGTAAAAAGAAATGGTAAGGATTCTAAAGCAAGGCATTTGAAACCTGATGATATTATTATAAAGTCTAATGATAAGCAATATTTTCTTTTTCCTGATATGAAGCAGTTTTATATCAAATGAATAAATTTTAATCTGCTTGTCACAGTTCTTACAATCGTAAACGTAAAAATCGCCCACCCGAACGCTTTGTGATCAGGTGGTTGAATAACCGCTCATGAATTCACTCTGGAGTCAACATCGTATCGCGATCACACTCGGGGCTACGACTTTTTCTCTTAGATCATTTGTCACTGGAACGTTTCGATTTCCCACTTGGTTTCCTGAACAGAACCTTCTCTTTCGGAAGGAGAAGAGATATCTCCATCGAAAACGAACTTTGAAATTGATTCATCCTCTAAGACGAATCGATCCTTGTGAATTTCAAAGTATTGGAAATTCGCACCCCGATAGGATTGTGCCAAAAGATATCGATTTTTTTCCAGGGGAAGAAAATCAAAATCCGAATTGGAAACCGAAAAGCAATCCAAAATCTTCGATTCTCGAACCAAACACAGCTCCCTAACTTCCAGGGTAGTCTCGTTTGAAAAAGCGGAATGCAGAATCATTTTTGTACGGACATCGACAGAATGATCCATAAGCGATCGAATGAAAAATTCAGGATAGGCAGTTGTCCGTAGTTTGATTTGTTTTTTCAATTCCGGATTCAAATCGGATCGTGTTATTTGCGAATCCGACCGAGTCAACTTCCGCCCTTCGTTCGGGAACCAATCCTCCCAAGCGTCGATTCTTCTAACCTCGTATAACGTGCGTTTGGTTAGAATAGGCCTATTTTTAAGTAAAATTTCCGCTTCCGCAACCCGAATCCATTGTCTACACGCCTCACAAGTGGAAAACGTATCCCGATACCAAATCCGGATGATACGAATAGTCCGACCCTCGATCTCTATGAAAAAAGAAAGATCCTTATTTCCGGAAGCGGTAAATATTTTTCTAGAATCGAGATCGATCTTTTGGCAGGAATAAACGAATGAGCCAAACAAAATCATCAATAAAGCGGAATTCCCAATCCAATTCTTTCACATTATAAACCGTCGAATTCCTCAATGAATAAAATAAAATTTAAGGCTTTCAATAATTCCAGAATTTT
This genomic window contains:
- the tcmP gene encoding three-Cys-motif partner protein TcmP; this encodes MHLISKDNKTSWSSDRTKYPIIEPHTKEKHLILESYLRDWIITLCANHPGNSSVLTIVDGFCGGGFYLDPESDQFWEGSPIRILRVVESAMREVREKRGKPRFILNIKVFFIDNEDQHTECLKGYLNSLEDNDKFVKFHYQIITKEFSDVLDYCLDDIKKRGGSSFFFVDPFGYTQFSMLDIQKIMSLNKSEILLTFMIDFIRRFLSNREDSLKSFDNRLDAKGYFLKANIDGIDTLPQQAYLRDETLRLFRDKGNVRYVYTFGMLKTSTIVTYYLIHFANHRRAQEVIKDTLWRYNNIDLSYQFSYGIYGLGFRTPEYFEESLRLFDIKSENHKQCVIDMQKGIIPLIYEHKDGVRFRDLVDLTIQMNPANLEIYKDFIVKSREDMELKVKRNGKDSKARHLKPDDIIIKSNDKQYFLFPDMKQFYIK